Proteins encoded by one window of Podarcis muralis chromosome 11, rPodMur119.hap1.1, whole genome shotgun sequence:
- the C11H5orf34 gene encoding uncharacterized protein C5orf34 homolog isoform X3, translating to MWMDPGCCFLLEKLLQAIDFRNQYSDRPYLPSSIIPPERKNIIFTDISKAKWPTSHGENGAARFHHGAVTISSLDGHASLTLPVLQQEFTVEFLCKVSQKLSAPPLDKKCGESIQDRCGRSGQNSAGKPSSLQLRAEEGEGDFGRSVAQNMQDSNSGSVQKLEESPWSFQNCSSEYCWVTQRLSVSSCAEEWRYPLSLALRFYQLHAGKETEPDEGNTDVEIAELNISHSSKAVTCLPWALPLSCQAPYLHRWDFSDFLQLGKEDSGQYLYSQPVKIVWSKGIIYRFLLGARHIEIYPGDGSVFKSEGSFLGKYFTRYYIQEGTREREETMYSASSLPPDVPGSLYSVWTIITQAVRVLQHNLERMLSLTHNYSVCCWKMACPEKGRGQMMPIPLAETIVPNVGRLLAYSDNKVHAVFYDGMILNMVWDFTSQDGKSQGPQDANTGWCKLTSPAGAQQLIHLDHPGLYERYVTTVVKWCRSLNKDGEMCADTPQPIPEETWSVAAELEKIRRFNFLVENSNIPNTVSAAKRNPSSSTDPQNRTEEIFLVENVSKKNIAETLEKTSKVISDIDSILASSVKRNEVKSNSGNSVPH from the exons ATGTGGATGGATCCAGGTTGCTGCTTTCTCCTT gagaAGCTTTTACAGGCAATTGATTTCCGGAATCAATATTCTGATCGTCCCTATTTACCTTCAAGTATTATACCTCCTGAAAGGAAAAAT ATTATTTTCACAGATATCTCTAAAGCCAAATGGCCCACTTCTCATGGTGAGAATGGAGCAGCCCGTTTTCACCATGGCGCTGTGACCATCTCTTCTCTGGATGGCCATGCTAGTCTGACCTTGCCTGTCCTTCAGCAAGAATTCACAGTGGAGTTTTTGTGCAAAGTCAGCCAGAAGTTATCGGCACCACCATTAGATAAAAAGTGTGGCGAATCGATCCAGGATCGGTGTGGAAGATCCGGCCAGAATTCTGCCGGGAAGCCGTCTTCTCTGCAGCTGAGagcagaagaaggagaaggtgacttTGGCAGGTCTGTGGCACAGAATATGCAGGACAGCAACTCAGGATCTGTGCAAAAATTAGAGGAGAGCCCCTGGTCTTTCCAGAACTGCTCGTCAGAATATTGTTGGGTTACTCAACGTCTGTCTGTGTCCTCCTGCGCCGAAGAATGGAGGTACCCTTTATCATTGGCACTTAGGTTTTATCAATTACACGCTGGCAAAGAAACTGAACCGGATGAAGGAAACACAGATGTTGAGATTGCAGAGCTTAATATATCACACTCTTCTAAGGCAGTCACTTGTTTGCCTTGGGCTTTACCACTCAGCTGTCAAGCTCCTTATTTGCACAG GTGGGATTTCTCTGATTTCTTGCAACTGGGGAAAGAGGACAGCGGTCAGTATTTATACTCCCAGCCAGTCAAAATAGTATGGAGTAAGGGCATCATTTACAG GTTTCTTCTTGGAGCTAGACACATAGAAATCTACCCCGGTGATGGCTCAGTTTTCAAATCGGAAGGTTCCTTTTTGGGGAAATATTTCACTCGCTATTATATCCAGGAAGGAACGAGGGAG AGAGAAGAAACAATGTATTCTGCAAGCAGTCTACCACCTGATGTACCTGGAAGTCTCTACTCTGTGTGGACCATTATCACTCAAGCTGTAAG AGTTCTTCAACATAATCTTGAGCGCATGCTTTCGTTAACCCATAATTACTCTGTCTGCTGCTGGAAGATGGCG TGTCCTGAGAAGGGTAGAGGACAAATGATGCCCATCCCCCTGGCTGAAACAATTGTTCCCAATGTAGGAAGGCTCTTGGCATATTCAGATAATAAAGTGCATGCTGTTTTTTATGATGGAATGATCCTCAACATGGTGTGGGATTTCACTTCTCAAGATGGAAAATCACAG GGACCTCAAGATGCTAACACTGGTTGGTGCAAACTCACCTCGCCTGCAGGAGCACAGCAGCTTATCCACCTAGATCATCCTGGGCTCTATGAAAG ATATGTAACAACCGTGGTCAAATGGTGCAGAAGCTTAAACAAGGATGGAGAGATGTGTGCAGACACACCACAGCCGATTCCTGAAGAGACCTG GTCAGTCGCTGCTGAACTTGAAAAAATAAGAAGATTCAACT TTTTAGTGGAGAACAGCAATATTCCAAATACGGTTTCAGCTGCAAAAAGAAATCCGTCCTCCAGCACCGACCCGCAGAACAGAACAGAGGAAATCTTTTTAGTTGAGAATGTTAGTAAAAAGAACATAGCTGAGACTCTGGAAAAAACTTCAAAGGTTATCAGTGATATTGACTCTATTTTAGCTTCCTCTGTAAAGAGAAATGAGGTCAAAAGTAATTCCGGTAATTCGGTCCCTCATTAA
- the C11H5orf34 gene encoding uncharacterized protein C5orf34 homolog isoform X1, producing the protein MYSCSVKGLRLSLNEHHSSAAMESESIMILYEDNSVEVHYVDGSRLLLSPCGSEFLFEKAIPASAHPIQPAERIRQRTQFAISIYREKLLQAIDFRNQYSDRPYLPSSIIPPERKNIIFTDISKAKWPTSHGENGAARFHHGAVTISSLDGHASLTLPVLQQEFTVEFLCKVSQKLSAPPLDKKCGESIQDRCGRSGQNSAGKPSSLQLRAEEGEGDFGRSVAQNMQDSNSGSVQKLEESPWSFQNCSSEYCWVTQRLSVSSCAEEWRYPLSLALRFYQLHAGKETEPDEGNTDVEIAELNISHSSKAVTCLPWALPLSCQAPYLHRWDFSDFLQLGKEDSGQYLYSQPVKIVWSKGIIYRFLLGARHIEIYPGDGSVFKSEGSFLGKYFTRYYIQEGTREREETMYSASSLPPDVPGSLYSVWTIITQAVRVLQHNLERMLSLTHNYSVCCWKMACPEKGRGQMMPIPLAETIVPNVGRLLAYSDNKVHAVFYDGMILNMVWDFTSQDGKSQGPQDANTGWCKLTSPAGAQQLIHLDHPGLYERYVTTVVKWCRSLNKDGEMCADTPQPIPEETWSVAAELEKIRRFNFLVENSNIPNTVSAAKRNPSSSTDPQNRTEEIFLVENVSKKNIAETLEKTSKVISDIDSILASSVKRNEVKSNSGNSVPH; encoded by the exons ATGTATTCCTGCTCTGTGAAAGGCCTGAG ATTGTCTTTGAATGAACATCATTCATCTGCTGCCATGGAGTCAGAGAGCATCATGATCCTTTATGAAGACAATTCTGTAGAAGTGCACTATGTGGATGGATCCAGGTTGCTGCTTTCTCCTTGTGGGTCTGAGTTTTTATTTGAGAAAGCCATTCCTGCCTCTGCCCATCCCATACAGCCAGCAGAGCGGATTCGCCAAAGGACGCAATTTGCTATCAGTATCTACAGG gagaAGCTTTTACAGGCAATTGATTTCCGGAATCAATATTCTGATCGTCCCTATTTACCTTCAAGTATTATACCTCCTGAAAGGAAAAAT ATTATTTTCACAGATATCTCTAAAGCCAAATGGCCCACTTCTCATGGTGAGAATGGAGCAGCCCGTTTTCACCATGGCGCTGTGACCATCTCTTCTCTGGATGGCCATGCTAGTCTGACCTTGCCTGTCCTTCAGCAAGAATTCACAGTGGAGTTTTTGTGCAAAGTCAGCCAGAAGTTATCGGCACCACCATTAGATAAAAAGTGTGGCGAATCGATCCAGGATCGGTGTGGAAGATCCGGCCAGAATTCTGCCGGGAAGCCGTCTTCTCTGCAGCTGAGagcagaagaaggagaaggtgacttTGGCAGGTCTGTGGCACAGAATATGCAGGACAGCAACTCAGGATCTGTGCAAAAATTAGAGGAGAGCCCCTGGTCTTTCCAGAACTGCTCGTCAGAATATTGTTGGGTTACTCAACGTCTGTCTGTGTCCTCCTGCGCCGAAGAATGGAGGTACCCTTTATCATTGGCACTTAGGTTTTATCAATTACACGCTGGCAAAGAAACTGAACCGGATGAAGGAAACACAGATGTTGAGATTGCAGAGCTTAATATATCACACTCTTCTAAGGCAGTCACTTGTTTGCCTTGGGCTTTACCACTCAGCTGTCAAGCTCCTTATTTGCACAG GTGGGATTTCTCTGATTTCTTGCAACTGGGGAAAGAGGACAGCGGTCAGTATTTATACTCCCAGCCAGTCAAAATAGTATGGAGTAAGGGCATCATTTACAG GTTTCTTCTTGGAGCTAGACACATAGAAATCTACCCCGGTGATGGCTCAGTTTTCAAATCGGAAGGTTCCTTTTTGGGGAAATATTTCACTCGCTATTATATCCAGGAAGGAACGAGGGAG AGAGAAGAAACAATGTATTCTGCAAGCAGTCTACCACCTGATGTACCTGGAAGTCTCTACTCTGTGTGGACCATTATCACTCAAGCTGTAAG AGTTCTTCAACATAATCTTGAGCGCATGCTTTCGTTAACCCATAATTACTCTGTCTGCTGCTGGAAGATGGCG TGTCCTGAGAAGGGTAGAGGACAAATGATGCCCATCCCCCTGGCTGAAACAATTGTTCCCAATGTAGGAAGGCTCTTGGCATATTCAGATAATAAAGTGCATGCTGTTTTTTATGATGGAATGATCCTCAACATGGTGTGGGATTTCACTTCTCAAGATGGAAAATCACAG GGACCTCAAGATGCTAACACTGGTTGGTGCAAACTCACCTCGCCTGCAGGAGCACAGCAGCTTATCCACCTAGATCATCCTGGGCTCTATGAAAG ATATGTAACAACCGTGGTCAAATGGTGCAGAAGCTTAAACAAGGATGGAGAGATGTGTGCAGACACACCACAGCCGATTCCTGAAGAGACCTG GTCAGTCGCTGCTGAACTTGAAAAAATAAGAAGATTCAACT TTTTAGTGGAGAACAGCAATATTCCAAATACGGTTTCAGCTGCAAAAAGAAATCCGTCCTCCAGCACCGACCCGCAGAACAGAACAGAGGAAATCTTTTTAGTTGAGAATGTTAGTAAAAAGAACATAGCTGAGACTCTGGAAAAAACTTCAAAGGTTATCAGTGATATTGACTCTATTTTAGCTTCCTCTGTAAAGAGAAATGAGGTCAAAAGTAATTCCGGTAATTCGGTCCCTCATTAA
- the TMEM267 gene encoding transmembrane protein 267 yields MLLAMASETEKAHALLQSFSTASVISSLGLGFFCFVADRLLQFSVIQQNDWLRALSDNTVHGVVGFWSWAIVIGLKKKSDFTEVILAGFLSSVIDVDHFVLAGSLSLQAALTLPRRPFLHCSTVIPLVCLTLKFIMHLFKLKDSWCFLPWMLFISWTSHHVRDGIRHGLWICPFGKTAPLPYWLYVAITASLPHLCSFIMYLTGTRELMATKHGMRIDV; encoded by the exons ATGTTGCTTGCTATGGCATCTGAGACTGAAAAGGCCCATGCTCTTCTCCAGTCATTCAGCACAGCTTCTGTAATTTCAAGCCTAGGATTGGGGTTTTTCTGCTTTGTAGCAGATAGACTTCTGCAGTTTTCTGTCATTCAGCAGAATGACTGGCTGCGAGCACTCTCTGATAACACTGTGCATGGTGTTGTGGGATTTTGGTCTTGGGCAATAGTGATAGGACTCAAGAAGAAAAGTGACTTTACAGAAGTCATATTAGCTGGCTTTCTTTCATCTGTCATTGATGTGGATCACTTTGTTCTAGCTGGATCTCTTTCATTACAG GCTGCCCTGACTCTCCCACGAAGaccattcctccactgttctaCTGTGATCCCTCTTGTGTGTTTGACATTAAAGTTTATTATGCACCTTTTCAAGCTGAAGGATTCCTGGTGCTTTCTTCCCTGGATGCTGTTTATCTCTTGGACTTCGCATCATGTTCGAGATGGAATTCGTCATGGCCTGTGGATCTGCCCATTTGGAAAGACTGCGCCCTTGCCTTACTGGCTTTATGTGGCAATCACGGCATCGTTACCTCATCTCTgttcttttattatgtatttaacaGGAACAAGAGAACTGATGGCAACCAAACATGGGATGCGCATTGATGTCTAA
- the C11H5orf34 gene encoding uncharacterized protein C5orf34 homolog isoform X2, with protein MESESIMILYEDNSVEVHYVDGSRLLLSPCGSEFLFEKAIPASAHPIQPAERIRQRTQFAISIYREKLLQAIDFRNQYSDRPYLPSSIIPPERKNIIFTDISKAKWPTSHGENGAARFHHGAVTISSLDGHASLTLPVLQQEFTVEFLCKVSQKLSAPPLDKKCGESIQDRCGRSGQNSAGKPSSLQLRAEEGEGDFGRSVAQNMQDSNSGSVQKLEESPWSFQNCSSEYCWVTQRLSVSSCAEEWRYPLSLALRFYQLHAGKETEPDEGNTDVEIAELNISHSSKAVTCLPWALPLSCQAPYLHRWDFSDFLQLGKEDSGQYLYSQPVKIVWSKGIIYRFLLGARHIEIYPGDGSVFKSEGSFLGKYFTRYYIQEGTREREETMYSASSLPPDVPGSLYSVWTIITQAVRVLQHNLERMLSLTHNYSVCCWKMACPEKGRGQMMPIPLAETIVPNVGRLLAYSDNKVHAVFYDGMILNMVWDFTSQDGKSQGPQDANTGWCKLTSPAGAQQLIHLDHPGLYERYVTTVVKWCRSLNKDGEMCADTPQPIPEETWSVAAELEKIRRFNFLVENSNIPNTVSAAKRNPSSSTDPQNRTEEIFLVENVSKKNIAETLEKTSKVISDIDSILASSVKRNEVKSNSGNSVPH; from the exons ATGGAGTCAGAGAGCATCATGATCCTTTATGAAGACAATTCTGTAGAAGTGCACTATGTGGATGGATCCAGGTTGCTGCTTTCTCCTTGTGGGTCTGAGTTTTTATTTGAGAAAGCCATTCCTGCCTCTGCCCATCCCATACAGCCAGCAGAGCGGATTCGCCAAAGGACGCAATTTGCTATCAGTATCTACAGG gagaAGCTTTTACAGGCAATTGATTTCCGGAATCAATATTCTGATCGTCCCTATTTACCTTCAAGTATTATACCTCCTGAAAGGAAAAAT ATTATTTTCACAGATATCTCTAAAGCCAAATGGCCCACTTCTCATGGTGAGAATGGAGCAGCCCGTTTTCACCATGGCGCTGTGACCATCTCTTCTCTGGATGGCCATGCTAGTCTGACCTTGCCTGTCCTTCAGCAAGAATTCACAGTGGAGTTTTTGTGCAAAGTCAGCCAGAAGTTATCGGCACCACCATTAGATAAAAAGTGTGGCGAATCGATCCAGGATCGGTGTGGAAGATCCGGCCAGAATTCTGCCGGGAAGCCGTCTTCTCTGCAGCTGAGagcagaagaaggagaaggtgacttTGGCAGGTCTGTGGCACAGAATATGCAGGACAGCAACTCAGGATCTGTGCAAAAATTAGAGGAGAGCCCCTGGTCTTTCCAGAACTGCTCGTCAGAATATTGTTGGGTTACTCAACGTCTGTCTGTGTCCTCCTGCGCCGAAGAATGGAGGTACCCTTTATCATTGGCACTTAGGTTTTATCAATTACACGCTGGCAAAGAAACTGAACCGGATGAAGGAAACACAGATGTTGAGATTGCAGAGCTTAATATATCACACTCTTCTAAGGCAGTCACTTGTTTGCCTTGGGCTTTACCACTCAGCTGTCAAGCTCCTTATTTGCACAG GTGGGATTTCTCTGATTTCTTGCAACTGGGGAAAGAGGACAGCGGTCAGTATTTATACTCCCAGCCAGTCAAAATAGTATGGAGTAAGGGCATCATTTACAG GTTTCTTCTTGGAGCTAGACACATAGAAATCTACCCCGGTGATGGCTCAGTTTTCAAATCGGAAGGTTCCTTTTTGGGGAAATATTTCACTCGCTATTATATCCAGGAAGGAACGAGGGAG AGAGAAGAAACAATGTATTCTGCAAGCAGTCTACCACCTGATGTACCTGGAAGTCTCTACTCTGTGTGGACCATTATCACTCAAGCTGTAAG AGTTCTTCAACATAATCTTGAGCGCATGCTTTCGTTAACCCATAATTACTCTGTCTGCTGCTGGAAGATGGCG TGTCCTGAGAAGGGTAGAGGACAAATGATGCCCATCCCCCTGGCTGAAACAATTGTTCCCAATGTAGGAAGGCTCTTGGCATATTCAGATAATAAAGTGCATGCTGTTTTTTATGATGGAATGATCCTCAACATGGTGTGGGATTTCACTTCTCAAGATGGAAAATCACAG GGACCTCAAGATGCTAACACTGGTTGGTGCAAACTCACCTCGCCTGCAGGAGCACAGCAGCTTATCCACCTAGATCATCCTGGGCTCTATGAAAG ATATGTAACAACCGTGGTCAAATGGTGCAGAAGCTTAAACAAGGATGGAGAGATGTGTGCAGACACACCACAGCCGATTCCTGAAGAGACCTG GTCAGTCGCTGCTGAACTTGAAAAAATAAGAAGATTCAACT TTTTAGTGGAGAACAGCAATATTCCAAATACGGTTTCAGCTGCAAAAAGAAATCCGTCCTCCAGCACCGACCCGCAGAACAGAACAGAGGAAATCTTTTTAGTTGAGAATGTTAGTAAAAAGAACATAGCTGAGACTCTGGAAAAAACTTCAAAGGTTATCAGTGATATTGACTCTATTTTAGCTTCCTCTGTAAAGAGAAATGAGGTCAAAAGTAATTCCGGTAATTCGGTCCCTCATTAA